The proteins below are encoded in one region of Streptomyces ficellus:
- a CDS encoding ATP-dependent helicase: MAGTALDSFSPATRGWFTGAFHAPTAAQEGAWRAIGEGSDVLVVAPTGSGKTLAAFLASLDRLASTPPPAEPKKRCRVLYVSPLKALAVDVERNLRSPLTGIRQESVRLGLPEPDVRVGIRSGDTPAAERRSLATRPPDILITTPESLFLMLTSATRDALAGVETVILDEVHAVAGTKRGAHLALSLERLDELLPRPARRIGLSATVRPVDEVARYLSPQRKVEIVQPASGKEFDLSVVVPVEDLGELGGSPASDAGGPAEKPSIWPHVEERIADLVQAHRSTIVFANSRRLAERLCNRLNEIAYERATGEPMPEDQTPAEVMAQSGAAKGAPAVLARAHHGSVSKEQRALVEEDLKAGRLPAVVATSSLELGIDMGAVDLVVQVESPPSVASGLQRVGRAGHQVGAVSTGVVFPKYRGDLVQAAVVTERMRSGSIESMRVPANPLDVLAQQVVAMVALDSWQFDDLLALVRRAAPFASLPESAFTAVLDMLAGRYPSDAFAELRPRVVWDRVTGTVTGRPGAQRLAVTSGGTIPDRGLFGVFLAGADPKKGGGRVGELDEEMVYESRVGDVFTLGTSSWRIEDITRDRVLVSPAPGVPGRLPFWKGDQLGRPLELGRAVGAFLREVGSLAADDARLRLLAAGLDAWAADNVLAYLDEQRQACGHVPDDRTILVERFRDELGDWRVVVHSPFGAQVHAPWALALGARLTERYGMDAQVMHADDGIVLRLPDADLMGLDLLDQDPAAAPGLEYDDDKAPVGAADVLFDKGEVDQIVTDQVGGSALFASRFRECAARALLLPRRNPGKRTPLWQQRQRAAQLLQVASEFGSFPIVLEAVRECLQDVFDVPGLRELMGDIESRRVRLVEVTTPEPSPFARSLLFGYVAQFLYEGDSPLAERRAAALSLDSRLLSELLGQAELRELLDADVLAELEGELQWLTEDRRVKDVEGVADVLRVLGPLTEAELVERGADPDWPRQLERTRRAIRVRVAGGEHWAAVEDAGRLRDALGTALPVGVPEAFTEPVKDPLGDLLARFARTHGPFTSTGAAARFGLGTAVTDGALHRLAAAGRVVQGEFHPSGIGQEWCDAAVLRRLRRRSLAALRHEVEPVPPAALATFLPQWQHLSGNNLRGIDGLARAVEQLQGAPVPASALEKLVLPSRVAGYSPGMLDELTTTGEVVWAGAGALPGKDGWVSLYLTDAAPLLLPPPHPLEPTALHESVLSALSGGYGLFFRQIADQVRATTHPDATDPQLADALWDLAWSGRLTNDTLAPLRALLGSGRTAGSTAHRAKRTVPRGRYGTLSAAARTASRSGPPTVSGRWALLPPQEPEPTHRAHALARTLLDRHGVVTRGAVAAEGVEGGFSATYRVLSAFEDSGQARRGYVVEGLGAAQFAMDGAVDRLRAAANARDRADTSAAPRAVVLAAADPANAYGAALPWPEPPTDAGHKPGRKAGSLVVLVDGELTLYMERGGKTVLSWPTEPDDPALQAAADALATAARAGSLGTVTVERINGAAALTSPLSRSLEAAGFHATPRGLRLRA, encoded by the coding sequence ATGGCCGGAACTGCGCTCGACTCGTTCTCCCCCGCGACCCGCGGCTGGTTCACCGGGGCCTTCCACGCGCCCACCGCGGCCCAGGAGGGCGCCTGGCGGGCGATCGGTGAGGGTTCGGACGTCCTGGTCGTCGCGCCGACGGGGTCCGGCAAGACGCTGGCCGCTTTCCTCGCCTCCCTGGACCGGCTCGCGTCGACGCCGCCGCCCGCCGAGCCGAAGAAGCGCTGCCGCGTGCTGTACGTGTCCCCGCTGAAGGCCCTGGCCGTCGACGTGGAGCGCAACCTGCGCAGTCCGCTGACCGGCATCCGCCAGGAGTCCGTCCGCCTCGGCCTGCCCGAGCCGGACGTGCGGGTCGGCATCCGCTCGGGCGACACCCCGGCCGCGGAGCGGCGCTCGCTCGCCACCAGGCCGCCGGACATCCTGATCACCACACCCGAGTCGCTGTTCCTGATGCTCACCTCCGCCACGCGGGACGCGCTCGCCGGCGTCGAGACGGTGATCCTGGACGAGGTGCACGCGGTGGCCGGCACCAAGCGGGGCGCCCATCTGGCGCTCTCCCTGGAGCGGCTCGACGAGCTGCTGCCGCGCCCGGCCCGCCGCATCGGGTTGTCGGCCACCGTGCGCCCGGTGGACGAGGTCGCCCGCTATCTGTCCCCGCAGCGGAAGGTGGAGATCGTCCAGCCCGCCTCCGGCAAGGAGTTCGACCTGTCGGTGGTGGTGCCGGTCGAGGACCTGGGCGAGCTGGGCGGCTCACCCGCCTCGGACGCCGGGGGCCCCGCGGAGAAGCCGTCCATCTGGCCGCACGTCGAGGAGCGGATCGCCGACCTCGTGCAGGCGCACCGTTCGACGATCGTCTTCGCCAACTCGCGGCGGCTGGCGGAGCGGCTGTGCAACCGGCTCAACGAGATCGCCTACGAGCGGGCGACCGGCGAGCCCATGCCCGAGGACCAGACGCCCGCCGAGGTGATGGCGCAGTCGGGTGCGGCGAAGGGCGCCCCCGCGGTGCTGGCCCGGGCGCACCACGGCTCGGTGTCCAAGGAGCAGCGTGCCCTGGTGGAGGAGGACCTCAAGGCGGGCCGTCTGCCCGCGGTGGTCGCCACCTCCAGCCTGGAGCTGGGTATCGACATGGGCGCGGTGGACCTGGTCGTCCAGGTCGAGTCGCCGCCGTCCGTGGCCTCCGGCCTCCAGCGGGTCGGCCGCGCCGGGCACCAGGTGGGCGCGGTGTCCACGGGTGTGGTGTTCCCGAAGTACCGGGGTGACCTGGTGCAGGCGGCCGTGGTCACCGAGCGGATGCGTTCCGGCTCCATCGAGTCGATGCGGGTCCCGGCCAATCCGCTGGACGTCCTGGCCCAGCAGGTGGTCGCCATGGTCGCCCTGGACTCCTGGCAGTTCGACGACCTGCTGGCCCTGGTCCGGCGGGCCGCTCCCTTCGCGTCGCTGCCGGAGTCGGCTTTCACCGCCGTCCTGGACATGCTCGCCGGGCGGTATCCGTCGGACGCGTTCGCGGAGCTGCGTCCGCGCGTGGTGTGGGACCGGGTCACCGGCACGGTGACGGGCCGGCCGGGGGCGCAGCGTCTGGCCGTGACCTCCGGCGGCACGATCCCCGACCGGGGCCTGTTCGGGGTGTTCCTGGCGGGCGCCGACCCCAAGAAGGGCGGCGGGCGGGTCGGCGAGCTCGACGAGGAGATGGTGTACGAGTCGCGGGTCGGCGACGTGTTCACCCTGGGCACCTCGTCGTGGCGCATCGAGGACATCACGCGCGACCGGGTGCTGGTCTCGCCCGCGCCCGGTGTGCCGGGCAGGCTCCCGTTCTGGAAGGGCGACCAGCTGGGCAGGCCGCTGGAGCTGGGGCGGGCCGTGGGGGCGTTCCTCCGTGAGGTGGGTTCGCTGGCCGCGGACGACGCGCGGCTGCGGTTGCTGGCGGCGGGCCTGGACGCCTGGGCGGCGGACAACGTCCTGGCGTACCTCGACGAGCAGCGCCAGGCGTGCGGTCATGTGCCGGACGACCGGACCATCCTGGTGGAGCGGTTCCGGGACGAGCTGGGTGACTGGCGGGTGGTGGTGCACTCGCCGTTCGGCGCGCAGGTGCACGCCCCGTGGGCGCTGGCGCTGGGCGCCCGCCTCACCGAGCGGTACGGCATGGACGCCCAGGTCATGCACGCCGACGACGGCATCGTGCTGCGGCTGCCCGACGCGGACCTGATGGGCCTGGACCTGCTCGACCAGGACCCGGCGGCGGCCCCCGGTCTGGAGTACGACGACGACAAGGCCCCGGTCGGTGCCGCCGACGTGCTGTTCGACAAGGGTGAGGTCGACCAGATCGTCACCGACCAGGTCGGTGGCTCGGCGCTGTTCGCGTCCCGCTTCCGCGAGTGCGCGGCTCGTGCCCTGCTGCTGCCGCGCCGCAATCCGGGGAAGCGCACGCCGCTGTGGCAGCAGCGCCAGCGCGCCGCGCAGCTGCTCCAGGTGGCGAGCGAGTTCGGCTCCTTCCCGATCGTCCTGGAAGCGGTCCGCGAGTGCCTCCAGGACGTGTTCGACGTGCCGGGGCTCAGGGAGCTGATGGGGGACATCGAGTCCCGCCGCGTCCGGCTGGTCGAGGTGACGACCCCCGAGCCGTCCCCGTTCGCCCGCTCGCTGCTGTTCGGTTACGTGGCGCAGTTCCTGTACGAGGGCGATTCGCCGCTCGCCGAGCGGCGGGCCGCCGCGCTGTCGCTGGACTCGCGGCTCCTGTCCGAGCTGCTGGGCCAGGCGGAGCTGCGGGAGCTGCTGGACGCCGACGTGCTGGCCGAGCTGGAGGGCGAGCTCCAGTGGCTGACCGAGGACCGCCGCGTCAAGGACGTGGAGGGCGTCGCCGACGTGCTGCGCGTCCTCGGCCCGCTCACGGAGGCCGAGCTGGTCGAGCGCGGCGCCGACCCGGACTGGCCCAGGCAGCTGGAGAGGACCCGCCGCGCGATTCGCGTCCGGGTCGCGGGCGGCGAGCATTGGGCGGCCGTGGAGGACGCGGGCCGTCTGCGCGACGCCCTGGGCACGGCCCTGCCGGTCGGCGTCCCCGAGGCGTTCACCGAGCCGGTCAAGGACCCGCTCGGCGACCTCCTCGCGCGGTTCGCGCGCACCCACGGGCCCTTCACCTCCACCGGCGCCGCGGCCAGGTTCGGCCTGGGCACCGCCGTCACGGACGGCGCCCTGCACCGCCTGGCCGCCGCCGGCCGCGTCGTCCAGGGTGAGTTCCACCCCTCGGGCATCGGCCAGGAGTGGTGCGACGCGGCGGTGCTGCGCCGGTTGCGGCGCCGCTCGCTCGCCGCCCTGCGGCACGAGGTGGAGCCGGTCCCGCCGGCCGCGCTCGCCACGTTCCTCCCTCAGTGGCAGCACCTGAGCGGCAACAACCTGCGCGGCATCGACGGTCTCGCCCGTGCCGTCGAGCAGCTCCAGGGAGCGCCCGTCCCCGCCTCCGCCCTCGAGAAGCTGGTCCTCCCGTCCCGCGTCGCGGGGTACAGCCCCGGCATGCTCGACGAGCTGACGACCACCGGCGAGGTCGTGTGGGCGGGCGCGGGCGCCCTGCCCGGGAAGGACGGCTGGGTCTCGCTCTACCTGACGGACGCCGCTCCCCTGCTGCTGCCGCCGCCGCACCCGCTGGAGCCGACCGCCCTGCACGAGTCGGTCCTGTCGGCCCTCTCCGGCGGATACGGCCTGTTCTTCCGCCAGATCGCCGACCAGGTCCGCGCCACCACGCATCCCGACGCCACCGACCCCCAGCTGGCCGACGCCCTGTGGGACCTGGCCTGGTCCGGCCGGCTCACCAACGACACCCTGGCGCCGCTGCGCGCCCTGCTCGGCTCCGGCCGTACGGCGGGCTCCACCGCCCACCGCGCCAAGCGCACGGTCCCCCGCGGCCGGTACGGCACGCTGAGCGCGGCCGCCCGTACGGCGTCCCGCTCCGGCCCGCCGACCGTCAGCGGCCGCTGGGCCCTCCTCCCGCCCCAGGAGCCGGAGCCGACCCACCGCGCCCACGCGCTGGCGCGGACCCTGCTGGACCGGCACGGCGTGGTCACGCGCGGAGCGGTGGCCGCCGAGGGCGTGGAGGGCGGTTTCTCGGCGACGTACCGCGTCCTGTCGGCCTTCGAGGACAGCGGACAGGCGCGTCGCGGCTATGTCGTCGAGGGTCTGGGAGCCGCCCAGTTCGCCATGGACGGTGCCGTGGACCGGTTGCGGGCGGCGGCCAACGCGCGCGACCGCGCCGACACGTCCGCCGCCCCGCGCGCCGTGGTCCTGGCCGCCGCCGACCCGGCCAACGCGTACGGTGCGGCCCTGCCCTGGCCCGAGCCGCCCACCGACGCCGGCCACAAGCCGGGCCGCAAGGCGGGATCCCTGGTCGTCCTCGTGGACGGCGAGCTGACGCTCTACATGGAGCGCGGCGGGAAGACCGTGCTCTCCTGGCCCACCGAGCCGGACGATCCGGCCCTCCAGGCCGCCGCCGACGCCCTCGCGACGGCCGCCCGGGCGGGTTCCCTCGGCACCGTCACGGTCGAGCGGATCAATGGAGCCGCGGCCCTCACGTCACCCCTCTCCCGCTCGCTGGAGGCGGCCGGTTTCCACGCGACGCCACGAGGCCTGCGCCTACGCGCGTGA
- a CDS encoding Fpg/Nei family DNA glycosylase, with amino-acid sequence MPEGDTIWLTAHRLHAALAGRLLTRSDLRVPRLATADLTGRTLLDVTPRGKHLLTRIEGGLTLHSHLQMDGAWRVFTPDQRWNGGPGHQIRAILGTATHTAVGYRLPVLDLIRTSDEPNVVGHLGPDLLGPDWDAEEAVRRLCADPARPLGEALLDQRNLAGIGNVYKCELAFMARVTPWLPVGDLAPGVPERLVATAHRLLEANKERFDRRTILTNDRADRRLYVYSRLNKPCYRCGALIRRKEELGRDRLSYWCPGCQSGPGP; translated from the coding sequence ATGCCCGAAGGAGACACCATCTGGCTGACCGCCCACCGCCTGCACGCAGCGCTCGCGGGCAGGCTCCTGACGCGCTCCGACCTCAGGGTCCCCCGTCTGGCCACCGCCGACCTCACCGGGCGGACGCTCCTGGACGTCACCCCGCGCGGCAAGCACCTCCTCACCCGCATCGAGGGCGGCCTCACCCTCCACTCGCACCTCCAGATGGACGGCGCCTGGCGGGTCTTCACCCCCGACCAGCGCTGGAACGGCGGTCCCGGCCACCAGATCAGGGCCATCCTCGGAACCGCCACGCACACCGCCGTCGGCTACCGCCTGCCCGTCCTGGACCTGATCCGCACCAGCGACGAGCCGAACGTCGTGGGCCACCTCGGCCCCGACCTGCTGGGTCCCGACTGGGACGCGGAGGAAGCGGTGCGCAGGCTGTGCGCCGACCCGGCCCGGCCGCTGGGCGAGGCGCTCCTGGACCAGCGGAATCTCGCGGGCATCGGCAACGTCTACAAGTGCGAACTGGCCTTCATGGCCCGGGTCACGCCCTGGCTCCCGGTCGGCGACCTGGCGCCGGGGGTCCCGGAGCGGCTGGTGGCCACCGCGCACCGCCTCCTGGAGGCGAACAAGGAACGCTTCGACCGGCGGACGATCCTCACCAACGACCGGGCCGACCGGAGGCTGTACGTCTACAGCCGTCTGAACAAGCCCTGTTACCGCTGCGGCGCCCTCATCCGCCGCAAGGAGGAGCTGGGACGCGACCGGCTCTCCTACTGGTGCCCGGGCTGCCAGTCCGGCCCGGGTCCGTGA
- a CDS encoding SDR family NAD(P)-dependent oxidoreductase — translation MALPPSQPYDLTGRTAFVTGAAGGIGRATAVLLARAGATVHCADRDETGLRRTLTTITERGHGQGHAPAYAHTLDVTDRAALRAAVDEAGPLHVMAAVAGVMHTSTVLETTDEDLDRVLAVNFRGVLYACQEAVRSMVAHGVRGSVITMASGAVDAASPGLLCYSVSKAAVVQLTRTLATEAGPHGIRVNAVAPGWIRTPMTERHEADRQPRVEAAMARMSPLGRVGEPEDVAHAVLHLASDASSFTTGQILRPNGGVAMPW, via the coding sequence ATGGCCCTCCCGCCGTCACAGCCGTACGACCTCACCGGCCGCACCGCGTTCGTCACCGGGGCCGCCGGCGGCATCGGCCGCGCCACCGCCGTACTGCTCGCCCGGGCGGGCGCCACCGTCCACTGCGCGGACCGCGACGAGACGGGACTGCGCCGGACGCTGACCACCATCACCGAACGCGGTCACGGACAGGGCCACGCTCCCGCCTACGCCCACACCCTCGACGTCACCGACCGCGCCGCTCTCCGCGCCGCCGTGGACGAGGCCGGACCGCTCCACGTCATGGCCGCCGTGGCGGGGGTCATGCACACCAGCACGGTGCTGGAGACGACGGACGAGGACCTCGACCGCGTCCTGGCGGTCAACTTCAGGGGAGTCCTGTACGCCTGCCAGGAGGCGGTCCGCTCGATGGTCGCGCACGGCGTCCGCGGCTCCGTCATCACGATGGCGTCCGGCGCGGTGGACGCGGCGAGCCCGGGCCTGCTCTGCTACAGCGTCTCGAAGGCCGCCGTGGTGCAGCTCACCCGGACGCTGGCCACGGAAGCGGGCCCGCACGGCATCCGGGTGAACGCGGTCGCTCCTGGCTGGATCCGCACGCCCATGACCGAACGCCACGAGGCCGACCGGCAGCCGCGGGTCGAGGCAGCCATGGCGCGAATGTCCCCGCTCGGCCGGGTGGGTGAGCCGGAGGACGTCGCCCACGCGGTGCTCCACCTGGCCTCGGACGCCTCGTCGTTCACGACGGGTCAGATCCTCCGCCCGAACGGCGGCGTAGCCATGCCCTGGTGA
- a CDS encoding Dps family protein, with product MSVVKSPLSDADLKVVGEALQGALVDAVDLSLVAKQVHWNVVGPRFRSIHLQLDEVVATARQHSDIMAERASALGITPDGRAGTVASSTAIKNVPSGWIKDDEAVRIMVDALVTVVGRLRERIEATDKPDPVTQDLLIALTADLEKHSWMFQAESRQADNP from the coding sequence ATGTCTGTCGTCAAGAGCCCGCTGTCCGACGCCGACCTGAAGGTCGTCGGTGAGGCCCTGCAGGGTGCCCTGGTCGACGCGGTCGACCTGTCCCTGGTGGCCAAGCAGGTGCACTGGAACGTGGTCGGCCCGCGCTTCCGCTCGATCCATCTTCAGCTCGACGAGGTCGTGGCCACCGCCCGGCAGCACTCCGACATCATGGCGGAGCGTGCCTCGGCGTTGGGCATCACCCCGGACGGCCGAGCCGGCACCGTCGCGTCGAGCACGGCGATCAAGAACGTGCCGTCCGGGTGGATCAAGGACGACGAAGCGGTCAGGATCATGGTCGACGCCCTGGTGACCGTCGTCGGCCGCCTGCGGGAGCGGATCGAGGCGACCGACAAGCCCGACCCGGTGACCCAGGACCTGCTGATCGCCCTCACCGCCGACCTCGAGAAGCACAGCTGGATGTTCCAGGCGGAGAGCCGTCAGGCGGACAACCCGTAA
- a CDS encoding helix-turn-helix domain-containing protein — protein sequence MILLRRLLGDVLRRQRQRQGRTLREVSSSARVSLGYLSEVERGQKEASSELLSAICDALDVRMSELMREVSDELSLAELAESAAASEPVPAAVRPMLNSVSVTSVAGVPTERVTIKAPAEAVDVVAA from the coding sequence ATGATTCTGCTCCGTCGCCTGCTGGGTGACGTGCTGCGTCGGCAGCGCCAGCGCCAGGGCCGTACTCTGCGCGAAGTCTCCTCGTCCGCCCGAGTTTCGCTCGGCTATCTCTCCGAGGTGGAGCGGGGGCAGAAGGAGGCTTCCTCCGAGCTGCTCTCCGCGATCTGCGACGCGCTTGACGTACGGATGTCCGAGCTCATGCGAGAGGTGAGCGACGAGCTCTCGCTGGCTGAGCTGGCCGAATCGGCAGCGGCGAGTGAGCCGGTGCCGGCCGCGGTACGCCCGATGCTCAATTCTGTGTCCGTGACGTCGGTGGCTGGTGTGCCGACGGAGCGGGTGACCATCAAGGCGCCCGCGGAGGCGGTGGACGTCGTCGCCGCCTGA
- a CDS encoding CinA family protein: protein MKAAARALALLAERDQTVAVAESLTGGLVAAELTSVPGASASFRGSVTAYATALKRDLLGVDADLLARRGAVDAAVALQMAAGVRTRLGAGWGLATTGVAGPEAQDGQPVGTVFVAVCGPVGGPLEAGKVAALRLNGDRAEIRRESVRSVLELLVGELSGNARAQDTEQNGGN from the coding sequence ATGAAGGCGGCAGCGCGCGCTCTGGCCCTCCTAGCGGAGCGTGACCAGACGGTCGCTGTCGCGGAGTCGCTCACCGGTGGCCTGGTGGCGGCGGAGCTGACGTCCGTGCCCGGAGCGTCCGCCTCCTTCCGGGGGTCCGTCACGGCCTACGCGACCGCCCTCAAGCGGGACCTGCTCGGCGTGGACGCGGACCTCCTGGCCCGGCGCGGGGCCGTGGACGCGGCCGTCGCGCTGCAGATGGCGGCGGGTGTCCGGACGCGGCTGGGGGCCGGCTGGGGGCTCGCGACGACCGGCGTCGCGGGGCCCGAGGCGCAGGACGGACAGCCGGTGGGCACGGTGTTCGTGGCCGTCTGCGGGCCGGTCGGCGGGCCCCTGGAGGCGGGGAAAGTCGCGGCACTGCGATTGAACGGCGACCGTGCGGAAATCCGTAGAGAGAGTGTACGGAGCGTGCTGGAACTGCTCGTGGGCGAACTCTCGGGGAATGCGCGGGCACAGGATACGGAACAGAACGGGGGGAACTGA
- the pgsA gene encoding CDP-diacylglycerol--glycerol-3-phosphate 3-phosphatidyltransferase, whose amino-acid sequence MTGAPASAAGGTGRPAPGGKLGAAAVNQASLWNIANILTMVRLVLVPGFVVLMLQDGGYDPAWRAWAWAAFAVAMITDIFDGHLARAYNLVTDFGKIADPIADKAIMAAGLICLSALGDLPWWVTGVILFRELGITLMRFWVIRHGVIPASRGGKMKTLAQGTAVGMYVLALTGPLATLRFWVMAVAVVLTVVTGLDYVRQAVLLRRQGLAVERAERARERSETESGR is encoded by the coding sequence ATGACCGGAGCTCCGGCATCCGCGGCGGGCGGTACGGGTAGGCCGGCGCCCGGCGGCAAGCTGGGCGCTGCGGCCGTCAATCAGGCCAGCCTGTGGAACATCGCCAACATCCTCACCATGGTGCGGCTGGTGCTCGTGCCGGGCTTCGTGGTGCTCATGCTCCAGGACGGCGGGTACGACCCGGCCTGGCGCGCCTGGGCGTGGGCGGCGTTCGCCGTCGCGATGATCACCGACATCTTCGACGGCCACCTGGCCCGCGCGTACAACCTGGTCACGGACTTCGGCAAGATCGCCGACCCGATCGCCGACAAGGCGATCATGGCGGCCGGTCTGATCTGCCTGTCGGCGCTCGGGGACCTGCCGTGGTGGGTGACCGGAGTGATCCTCTTCCGTGAGCTGGGCATCACGCTGATGCGGTTCTGGGTGATCCGGCACGGGGTGATTCCGGCCAGCCGCGGCGGCAAGATGAAGACCCTGGCGCAGGGGACGGCGGTCGGAATGTATGTTCTGGCGCTGACCGGTCCACTGGCGACGCTGCGCTTCTGGGTGATGGCGGTGGCCGTTGTGCTGACGGTCGTGACGGGCCTCGACTACGTGCGGCAGGCGGTGCTCCTGCGACGTCAGGGACTCGCGGTGGAACGTGCGGAACGGGCGCGGGAGCGCTCCGAGACGGAGTCGGGACGATGA
- the rimO gene encoding 30S ribosomal protein S12 methylthiotransferase RimO has protein sequence MPERRTVALVTLGCARNEVDSEELAGRLAADGWELVEEAADADVAVVNTCGFVEAAKKDSVDALLEANDLKDHGRTQAVVAVGCMAERYGKELAEALPEADGVLGFDDYADISGRLQTILSGGSVEAHTPRDRRKLLPLSPVQRQQAASDVALPGHSQEPAPAPAPQDLPEGVAPASGPRAPLRRRLDTSPVASVKLASGCDRRCSFCAIPSFRGSFVSRRPSDVLGETRWLAEQGVKEVMLVSENNTSYGKDLGDIRLLETLLPELAAVDGIERVRVSYLQPAEMRPGLIDVLTSTEKVAPYFDLSFQHSAPAVLRSMRRFGDTDRFLELLDTIRGKAPQAGVRSNFIVGFPGEREEDFAELERFITHARLDAIGVFGYSDEDGTEAATYEGKLDQEVVDERLAHLSRLAEELTAQRAEERLGETMEVLVESVDGTPGGEGAVGRAAHQAPETDGQVLFTTTEGLVPGRMVTAKAVGTEGVDLVAECLEEAGR, from the coding sequence ATGCCCGAACGCCGTACCGTCGCCCTTGTCACTCTTGGCTGCGCCCGTAACGAGGTGGACTCGGAGGAGCTCGCAGGCCGCTTGGCAGCGGACGGCTGGGAGCTCGTCGAGGAAGCCGCCGACGCGGACGTCGCGGTCGTCAACACCTGCGGCTTCGTCGAGGCCGCCAAGAAGGACTCCGTCGACGCCCTGCTCGAAGCCAATGACCTGAAGGACCACGGCAGGACCCAGGCCGTCGTCGCCGTCGGCTGCATGGCCGAGCGGTACGGCAAGGAGCTCGCCGAGGCGCTGCCCGAGGCCGACGGCGTGCTGGGCTTCGACGACTACGCCGACATCTCCGGCCGCCTCCAGACCATCCTCAGCGGCGGCAGCGTGGAGGCCCACACCCCGCGCGACCGGCGCAAGCTGCTGCCGCTCAGCCCCGTGCAGCGCCAGCAGGCCGCCTCCGACGTGGCCCTGCCCGGGCACTCCCAGGAGCCCGCGCCCGCCCCGGCCCCGCAGGACCTGCCCGAGGGCGTCGCCCCCGCGTCCGGGCCGCGCGCCCCGCTGCGCCGCCGGCTCGACACCAGCCCCGTCGCCTCGGTGAAGCTCGCCTCCGGCTGCGACCGCCGCTGCTCGTTCTGCGCCATCCCGTCCTTCCGCGGCTCCTTCGTCTCCCGGCGCCCCAGTGACGTCCTCGGCGAGACGCGCTGGCTGGCCGAGCAGGGCGTGAAGGAGGTCATGCTGGTCTCCGAGAACAACACCTCGTACGGCAAGGACCTCGGCGACATCCGCCTCCTGGAGACCCTGCTGCCCGAGCTGGCGGCGGTCGACGGGATCGAGCGTGTGCGTGTCAGCTACCTCCAGCCCGCCGAGATGCGCCCCGGCCTCATCGACGTCCTGACGTCGACCGAGAAGGTCGCCCCGTACTTCGACCTGTCCTTCCAGCACTCCGCGCCCGCCGTGCTGCGCTCGATGCGGCGCTTCGGGGACACCGACCGGTTCCTGGAGCTGCTGGACACCATCCGCGGCAAGGCACCCCAGGCCGGTGTGCGGTCCAACTTCATCGTCGGGTTCCCCGGCGAGCGCGAGGAGGACTTCGCCGAGCTGGAACGCTTCATCACGCACGCGCGGCTCGACGCGATCGGCGTGTTCGGCTACTCGGACGAGGACGGCACCGAGGCCGCCACGTACGAGGGCAAGCTCGACCAGGAGGTCGTCGACGAGCGGCTCGCCCACCTGTCGCGCCTCGCGGAGGAGCTGACCGCCCAGCGCGCGGAGGAGCGGCTCGGCGAGACCATGGAGGTACTGGTCGAGTCGGTGGACGGGACGCCGGGCGGGGAGGGCGCCGTCGGCCGCGCCGCGCACCAGGCGCCCGAGACCGACGGCCAGGTGCTCTTCACGACCACCGAGGGCCTGGTGCCGGGCCGGATGGTCACGGCCAAGGCCGTCGGCACGGAGGGCGTCGACCTCGTCGCGGAGTGTCTTGAGGAGGCGGGCAGATGA
- a CDS encoding helix-turn-helix domain-containing protein — protein MSIGNSPEDDRPSTPDAPDVSDAPDAGDVTDARDVTDGSDAPEDDRPSIGRVLQQARIDAGLTVEEVSTSTRVRIPIVHAIEEDDFSRCGGDVYARGHVRTLARAVGLDPAALVERYDAEHGGRPAPTPAAPLFEAERIRPERRRPNWTAAMVAAIVAVIGFVGFTLFNGDGGGGSKANNVAEGPAPAQKPSGKAKPPKAVAPPPAPSESAIAAVPKDKVTVRLTATEDKSWISAKARDGKLLFDGLLQKGDSKTFQDDERLDLILGNAGAIELFVNGKKVEDEFEDGQVERLSYTKGDPQVG, from the coding sequence GTGTCCATCGGCAACTCCCCCGAAGACGACCGGCCTTCGACCCCCGACGCCCCCGACGTGTCCGATGCCCCGGACGCCGGCGATGTCACGGATGCCCGTGATGTCACGGACGGCTCCGACGCTCCCGAGGACGACCGGCCCTCGATCGGCCGTGTGCTCCAGCAGGCACGGATCGACGCCGGCCTGACGGTCGAGGAGGTCAGCACCTCCACCCGCGTCCGCATCCCGATCGTGCACGCGATCGAGGAGGACGACTTCTCCCGCTGCGGCGGCGACGTCTACGCCCGCGGCCATGTCCGCACGCTCGCGCGTGCCGTCGGTCTCGACCCGGCGGCCCTGGTCGAGCGGTACGACGCCGAGCACGGCGGCCGTCCGGCGCCGACGCCCGCCGCACCGCTGTTCGAGGCCGAGCGCATCCGCCCGGAACGGCGCCGGCCCAACTGGACCGCCGCCATGGTGGCCGCGATCGTCGCGGTGATCGGCTTCGTCGGCTTCACCCTGTTCAACGGCGACGGGGGCGGCGGCTCCAAGGCCAACAACGTCGCCGAGGGCCCCGCGCCCGCGCAGAAGCCCAGCGGCAAGGCGAAGCCGCCCAAGGCGGTCGCCCCGCCGCCGGCGCCGTCGGAGAGCGCCATCGCGGCCGTCCCCAAGGACAAGGTCACGGTCCGGCTCACCGCGACCGAGGACAAGAGCTGGATCTCGGCCAAGGCGCGCGACGGCAAGCTGCTCTTCGACGGGCTGCTGCAGAAGGGCGACTCCAAGACCTTCCAGGACGACGAGCGGCTGGACCTCATCCTGGGCAACGCCGGCGCGATCGAGCTGTTCGTCAACGGCAAGAAGGTCGAGGACGAGTTCGAGGACGGCCAGGTCGAGCGGCTGTCGTACACCAAGGGCGACCCGCAGGTCGGGTGA